One genomic region from uncultured Subdoligranulum sp. encodes:
- a CDS encoding MATE family efflux transporter produces MQQQNKPIFTNHQLITLLWPLIIEQALEVLVGMADTMMVSSAGEAAISGVSLVDMINQLIITIFGALATGGAVVTSQYLGARKNDAAARSAGQLVTLSAILGCAIAAFCLVGRTLLLRLFFGSITDDVMEAALIYFTITALSFPFLALYNAGAAIFRSTGNSAVSMKVSVIVNIINFCGNALCVYVLKMGVAGVAVPTLVSRAVGAVIILSLASRHDYLLRLTARSVTHLEGGTVRSILAIGIPSACENSLFQLGRVLVVSMISLFGTVHISANAVANNLDNVGCIIGNAMCLGMITVVGRCVGAQDFDQAIRYTKKLMRWDYIAQGLTNAAVLALLGPLLSLYTLSPETAKLSTELIWIHCGIAIFLWPLAFVLPNALRAANDVRFTMMVSIISMVVWRIGFSQILCVQLGWGAVGVWWAMIIDWVCRLLCFVIRFASGAWKKHAAKTPA; encoded by the coding sequence ATGCAGCAACAGAACAAACCGATTTTTACCAACCACCAGCTCATCACCCTGCTGTGGCCCCTCATCATCGAGCAGGCCCTGGAAGTCCTGGTGGGCATGGCCGATACCATGATGGTCTCCTCCGCCGGTGAGGCAGCCATCTCGGGCGTCTCGCTGGTGGACATGATCAACCAGCTCATCATCACCATCTTCGGCGCCCTGGCCACCGGCGGTGCCGTCGTCACCAGCCAGTACCTGGGCGCCCGCAAGAACGATGCCGCCGCCCGCAGCGCCGGGCAGCTGGTCACCCTCAGCGCCATCCTGGGCTGCGCCATCGCCGCCTTCTGTCTGGTGGGGCGCACCCTGCTGCTGCGCCTCTTCTTCGGCTCCATCACCGACGATGTCATGGAAGCGGCCCTGATCTACTTCACCATCACGGCCCTCTCCTTCCCCTTCCTGGCCCTGTACAACGCCGGCGCGGCCATCTTCCGCTCCACCGGCAACAGCGCCGTGTCCATGAAGGTGTCGGTCATCGTCAACATCATCAACTTCTGCGGCAACGCCCTCTGTGTCTATGTACTGAAGATGGGCGTGGCCGGCGTGGCTGTGCCCACCCTGGTCTCCCGTGCGGTGGGCGCCGTCATCATCCTGTCGCTGGCTTCCCGCCACGACTATCTGCTCCGCCTCACCGCCCGCAGCGTCACCCACCTGGAGGGCGGCACCGTCCGCAGCATCCTGGCCATCGGCATCCCCTCGGCCTGCGAGAACAGCCTGTTCCAGCTGGGCCGCGTGCTGGTGGTCAGCATGATCTCGCTGTTCGGCACCGTACATATCTCGGCCAACGCCGTGGCCAACAACCTGGACAACGTGGGCTGCATCATCGGCAACGCCATGTGCCTGGGCATGATCACCGTGGTGGGCCGCTGCGTGGGCGCCCAGGACTTTGACCAGGCCATCCGCTACACCAAGAAACTCATGCGGTGGGACTACATCGCCCAGGGTCTGACCAACGCCGCCGTGCTGGCCCTGCTGGGCCCGCTGCTCAGCCTGTACACCCTCTCCCCCGAGACCGCCAAGCTCTCCACCGAGCTGATCTGGATTCACTGCGGCATCGCCATCTTCCTGTGGCCGCTGGCCTTCGTGCTGCCCAACGCCCTGCGCGCCGCCAACGACGTGCGGTTCACCATGATGGTGTCCATCATCTCGATGGTGGTGTGGCGCATCGGCTTCAGCCAGATCCTCTGCGTCCAGCTGGGCTGGGGCGCCGTGGGCGTCTGGTGGGCCATGATCATCGACTGGGTCTGCCGGCTGCTCTGCTTTGTCATCCGTTTTGCCAGCGGCGCCTGGAAGAAACACGCCGCCAAAACCCCTGCCTGA